From Tripterygium wilfordii isolate XIE 37 chromosome 13, ASM1340144v1, whole genome shotgun sequence, the proteins below share one genomic window:
- the LOC120012721 gene encoding probable leucine-rich repeat receptor-like protein kinase At2g33170 isoform X1 produces the protein MAADFTSTRFFEVGFIGFLIVSTLLVLTSEGLNFEGQNLLELKNGILDPYNYLENWNSTDMTPCGWIGVSCSSGYELAVWSLDLNSMNLSGVVSPSIGGLNHLTHLSLAYNQFTGDIPREIGNCSRLQFLYLNNNQFSGQIPLELGQLYFLRSLNICNNKISGPIPEELGTLSLLLEFVAYTNNLTGPIPLSIGNLKNLRTFRAGQNGISGSIPVEIGGCQSLELLGLAQNYLGGDLPRELGMLGRLTEIILWDNQLSGFIPVELGNCTNLQTLALYGNALAGPIPSEIGSLQFLKKLYLYRNQLNGTIPKEIGNLSAATEIDFSENYLTGEIPAEFSNIKGLQLLYLFQNQLTGVIPNELSSLRNLTKLDLSINNLTGPIPFGFQYLTEMRQLQLFDNYLSGNIPLELGLYSALWVVDFSDNRLTGRVPPHFCRHSNLILLNLESNNLFGNIPTGILNCKTLVQLRLVRNKLTGTFPSELCKLLNLSAIELDQNRFTGPLPPEIGNCQKLQRLHIANNYFTSGLPKEIGSLSQLVTFNVSSNLLTGRIPPEIINCKKLQRLDLSHNSFVDALPHELGTLLQLELLKLSENRLSGRIPSTIGNLSHLTELQMGGNLFSGEIPPELGSLLSLQIAMNLSNNNLTGNIPPEFGNLYLLEFLLLNNNHLSGEIPSTLENLSSLLGCNLSYNDLTGPIPAVPPFKNMAVSSFIGNKGLCGGPLGDCSANPSSSSVPPLEGVGAPRGRIITYVAAAIGGVSLILIAILLYFMRRPTETVIALQDKEISSSESDIYFPPKDGLTLQLLIEATNNFHDSFIVGRGACGTVYKADMPSGQTVAVKKLASNREGSSIENSFQAEILTLGKIRHRNIVKLYGFCYYQGSNILLYEYMAKGSLGELLHESSYSLEWPTRFTIAFGAAEGLAYLHHDCKPRIIHRDIKSNNILLDANFEAQVGDFGLAKIIDMPQSKSMSAVAGSYGYIAPEYAYTMKVTEKCDIYSYGVVLLELITGRTPVQPLDQGGDLVTWARRYIRDNSLTSEMFDTRLNLEHQSVVDQMIAVMKIALMCTSMSPSDRPSMREVVLMLSESKEREERNLVSSRTYDLPLKDDAL, from the exons ATGGCGGCGGATTTTACATCAACGAGATTTTTTGAAGTGGGGTTCATTGGATTTCTGATTGTTTCTACACTGCTAGTCTTAACTTCAGAGGGGTTGAATTTTGAGGGGCAAAACCTCTTGGAGCTAAAGAATGGTATTCTCGATCCATACAATTATTTGGAGAACTGGAACTCCACTGATATGACTCCTTGTGGGTGGATTGGTGTGAGTTGCAGTTCAGGTTACGAGCTGGCTGTGTGGTCTCTTGATTTAAATTCGATGAATCTTTCAGGAGTCGTAAGTCCCAGTATTGGTGGTTTGAACCACTTAACACATCTTAGCCTTGCATACAATCAGTTCACTGGAGACATACCGAGGGAAATTGGAAACTGTTCAAGGTTGCAATTCCTTTATTTGAACAATAATCAGTTCAGTGGGCAAATTCCTCTCGAACTGGGTCAATTGTATTTCCTAAGAAGTTTGAATATATGCAATAACAAAATTTCTGGTCCTATTCCGGAGGAGCTTGGAACTCTGTCTTTGCTGTTAGAGTTTGTGGCATACACCAACAATCTGACTGGGCCGATACCTCTTTCTATTGGCAATCTCAAGAATCTAAGAACTTTCAGAGCTGGACAAAATGGAATTTCTGGTAGCATTCCAGTAGAAATAGGTGGATGTCAGAGTTTAGAATTGCTTGGTCTTGCCCAAAATTATTTAGGAGGAGACTTACCCAGGGAACTAGGGATGCTTGGGAGGTTGACAGAGATTATTCTATGGGATAACCAACTGTCAGGTTTCATCCCAGTAGAGCTTGGGAATTGCACAAACCTTCAGACCCTTGCATTGTATGGGAATGCTCTCGCGGGGCCAATCCCATCAGAGATTGGGAGTCTGcagtttttgaagaaattataTCTGTATAGGAACCAGTTGAATGGTACCATTCcaaaagagattggaaatttaTCTGCAGCAACAGAAATTGATTTCTCGGAGAACTATTTGACAGGTGAGATCCCAGCCGAGTTCAGCAACATAAAGGGTCTACAGCTACTATACCTCTTTCAAAACCAACTTACAGGTGTAATACCAAATGAGCTTAGTAGCTTGAGGAACTTGACGAAGCTTGATCTCTCGATCAATAACCTTACTGGTCCCATTCCGTTTGGGTTTCAGTATTTGACTGAAATGCGCCAGTTACAGCTTTTTGACAACTATTTAAGTGGTAATATTCCTCTAGAGCTTGGACTATATAGTGCACTTTGGGTGGTTGATTTTTCAGATAACCGCCTGACAGGAAGAGTACCTCCTCATTTTTGTCGACATTCTAACTTGATTTTGTTGAACCTCGAGTCTAATAACCTGTTTGGAAATATCCCAACCGGGATCTTGAACTGCAAGACATTGGTACAGCTTCGTCTGGTAAGGAACAAGCTTACTGGTACCTTTCCCTCAGAGCTTTGCAAATTATTGAACCTGTCTGCTATTGAGTTAGATCAGAACAGGTTCACTGGTCCACTTCCTCCTGAGATTGGAAACTGTCAAAAGTTGCAGAGGCTTCATATTGCAAACAATTACTTTACTTCTGGGTTGCCTAAGGAAATAGGTAGCTTGTCCCAGCTAGTAACATTTAATGTTTCATCTAATTTGCTCACTGGACGAATTCCGCCTGAAATTATCAACTGCAAGAAGCTTCAACGACTTGATCTCAGCCACAACAGCTTTGTAGATGCTTTACCGCATGAGCTTGGAACCCTCCTGCAACTGGAACTTCTCAAGCTTTCAGAAAATAGGCTCTCTGGACGTATACCTTCTACGATAGGAAACCTTTCTCATTTGACTGAGTTGCAGATGGGTGGCAACTTATTTTCTGGTGAAATACCGCCAGAGTTGGGTTCTCTTTTAAGCTTGCAGATTGCGATGAATCTCAGTAATAATAATCTTACTGGGAACATACCGCCTGAATTTGGGAATCTATATTTACTTGAGTTCCTACTGCTAAATAACAATCATTTGAGTGGTGAAATTCCCAGTACATTAGAAAATCTGTCAAGTTTGCTAGGGTGcaatctttcgtacaatgatctTACAGGACCTATACCTGCAGTGCCACCGTTTAAGAACATGGCAGTCAGCAGTTTTATTGGGAACAAAGGGCTCTGTGGCGGGCCTCTTGGCGATTGTAGTGCCaatccatcttcttcttctgtacCTCCTCTGGAAGGTGTGGGAGCTCCTCGAGGTAGAATCATAACATATGTTGCAGCTGCTATTGGTGGTGTTTCTCTCATTCTAATAGCCATTCTTCTGTATTTCATGAGGCGTCCTACTGAGACAGTCATTGCATTGCAAGACAAGGAGATATCATCATCAGAATCAGATATCTACTTCCCTCCAAAGGATGGACTCACTTTACAACTTCTGATTGAGGCTACAAACAATTTTCATGACAGCTTTATTGTGGGAAGGGGAGCTTGTGGAACAGTTTATAAGGCGGATATGCCTTCTGGGCAAACTGTTGCCGTTAAAAAGCTTGCATCTAACCGTGAAGGTAGCAGTATTGAGAACAGTTTTCAGGCGGAGATTTTGACTCTTGGAAAGATTAGGCACCGTAACATTGTGAAGCTCTATGGCTTCTGCTATTACCAAGGTTCCAATATTCTTCTATATGAGTACATGGCAAAGGGTAGTCTGGGTGAATTGCTGCATGAGTCCTCTTACAGCTTGGAATGGCCAACTCGCTTCACAATTGCTTTTGGGGCTGCTGAAGGTCTTGCTTATCTTCATCACGACTGTAAACCAAGGATAATTCACCGTGACATAAAGTCCAACAATATTCTACTTGATGCTAACTTTGAAGCTCAAGTTGGCGATTTTGGTTTGGCGAAAATAATTGACATGCCACAATCTAAATCAATGTCAGCAGTCGCAGGATCATACGGATACATCGCACCAG AATATGCATACACCATGAAGGTTACCGAGAAGTGTGATATCTATAGCTATGGAGTCGTCTTATTGGAGTTGATAACCGGAAGAACTCCCGTACAGCCACTGGATCAGGGAGGTGATCTTGTTACATGGGCGAGGCGCTATATTCGAGACAATTCACTGACGTCTGAGATGTTTGATACACGATTGAATCTCGAGCATCAAAGCGTTGTTGACCAGATGATTGCTGTCATGAAAATTGCTTTGATGTGCACCAGTATGTCTCCATCTGATCGGCCATCGATGCGGGAAGTTGTGCTGATGCTTAGTGAGTCTAAAGAGCGGGAAGAAAGGAACCTTGTTTCGTCTCGAACATATGATCTTCCTCTAAAAGATGATGCCTTATAA
- the LOC120012721 gene encoding probable leucine-rich repeat receptor-like protein kinase At2g33170 isoform X2 translates to MAADFTSTRFFEVGFIGFLIVSTLLVLTSEGLNFEGQNLLELKNGILDPYNYLENWNSTDMTPCGWIGVSCSSGYELAVWSLDLNSMNLSGVVSPSIGGLNHLTHLSLAYNQFTGDIPREIGNCSRLQFLYLNNNQFSGQIPLELGQLYFLRSLNICNNKISGPIPEELGTLSLLLEFVAYTNNLTGPIPLSIGNLKNLRTFRAGQNGISGSIPVEIGGCQSLELLGLAQNYLGGDLPRELGMLGRLTEIILWDNQLSGFIPVELGNCTNLQTLALYGNALAGPIPSEIGSLQFLKKLYLYRNQLNGTIPKEIGNLSAATEIDFSENYLTGEIPAEFSNIKGLQLLYLFQNQLTGVIPNELSSLRNLTKLDLSINNLTGPIPFGFQYLTEMRQLQLFDNYLSGNIPLELGLYSALWVVDFSDNRLTGRVPPHFCRHSNLILLNLESNNLFGNIPTGILNCKTLVQLRLVRNKLTGTFPSELCKLLNLSAIELDQNRFTGPLPPEIGNCQKLQRLHIANNYFTSGLPKEIGSLSQLVTFNVSSNLLTGRIPPEIINCKKLQRLDLSHNSFVDALPHELGTLLQLELLKLSENRLSGRIPSTIGNLSHLTELQMGGNLFSGEIPPELGSLLSLQIAMNLSNNNLTGNIPPEFGNLYLLEFLLLNNNHLSGEIPSTLENLSSLLGCNLSYNDLTGPIPAVPPFKNMAVSSFIGNKGLCGGPLGDCSANPSSSSVPPLEGVGAPRGRIITYVAAAIGGVSLILIAILLYFMRRPTETVIALQDKEISSSESDIYFPPKDGLTLQLLIEATNNFHDSFIVGRGACGTVYKADMPSGQTVAVKKLASNREGSSIENSFQAEILTLGKIRHRNIVKLYGFCYYQGSNILLYEYMAKGSLGELLHESSYSLEWPTRFTIAFGAAEGLAYLHHDCKPRIIHRDIKSNNILLDANFEAQVGDFGLAKIIDMPQSKSMSAVAGSYGYIAPEVTGSIPKNSLSTYYVTVRLRTFCLFPTPPTVGASFTFALLLL, encoded by the exons ATGGCGGCGGATTTTACATCAACGAGATTTTTTGAAGTGGGGTTCATTGGATTTCTGATTGTTTCTACACTGCTAGTCTTAACTTCAGAGGGGTTGAATTTTGAGGGGCAAAACCTCTTGGAGCTAAAGAATGGTATTCTCGATCCATACAATTATTTGGAGAACTGGAACTCCACTGATATGACTCCTTGTGGGTGGATTGGTGTGAGTTGCAGTTCAGGTTACGAGCTGGCTGTGTGGTCTCTTGATTTAAATTCGATGAATCTTTCAGGAGTCGTAAGTCCCAGTATTGGTGGTTTGAACCACTTAACACATCTTAGCCTTGCATACAATCAGTTCACTGGAGACATACCGAGGGAAATTGGAAACTGTTCAAGGTTGCAATTCCTTTATTTGAACAATAATCAGTTCAGTGGGCAAATTCCTCTCGAACTGGGTCAATTGTATTTCCTAAGAAGTTTGAATATATGCAATAACAAAATTTCTGGTCCTATTCCGGAGGAGCTTGGAACTCTGTCTTTGCTGTTAGAGTTTGTGGCATACACCAACAATCTGACTGGGCCGATACCTCTTTCTATTGGCAATCTCAAGAATCTAAGAACTTTCAGAGCTGGACAAAATGGAATTTCTGGTAGCATTCCAGTAGAAATAGGTGGATGTCAGAGTTTAGAATTGCTTGGTCTTGCCCAAAATTATTTAGGAGGAGACTTACCCAGGGAACTAGGGATGCTTGGGAGGTTGACAGAGATTATTCTATGGGATAACCAACTGTCAGGTTTCATCCCAGTAGAGCTTGGGAATTGCACAAACCTTCAGACCCTTGCATTGTATGGGAATGCTCTCGCGGGGCCAATCCCATCAGAGATTGGGAGTCTGcagtttttgaagaaattataTCTGTATAGGAACCAGTTGAATGGTACCATTCcaaaagagattggaaatttaTCTGCAGCAACAGAAATTGATTTCTCGGAGAACTATTTGACAGGTGAGATCCCAGCCGAGTTCAGCAACATAAAGGGTCTACAGCTACTATACCTCTTTCAAAACCAACTTACAGGTGTAATACCAAATGAGCTTAGTAGCTTGAGGAACTTGACGAAGCTTGATCTCTCGATCAATAACCTTACTGGTCCCATTCCGTTTGGGTTTCAGTATTTGACTGAAATGCGCCAGTTACAGCTTTTTGACAACTATTTAAGTGGTAATATTCCTCTAGAGCTTGGACTATATAGTGCACTTTGGGTGGTTGATTTTTCAGATAACCGCCTGACAGGAAGAGTACCTCCTCATTTTTGTCGACATTCTAACTTGATTTTGTTGAACCTCGAGTCTAATAACCTGTTTGGAAATATCCCAACCGGGATCTTGAACTGCAAGACATTGGTACAGCTTCGTCTGGTAAGGAACAAGCTTACTGGTACCTTTCCCTCAGAGCTTTGCAAATTATTGAACCTGTCTGCTATTGAGTTAGATCAGAACAGGTTCACTGGTCCACTTCCTCCTGAGATTGGAAACTGTCAAAAGTTGCAGAGGCTTCATATTGCAAACAATTACTTTACTTCTGGGTTGCCTAAGGAAATAGGTAGCTTGTCCCAGCTAGTAACATTTAATGTTTCATCTAATTTGCTCACTGGACGAATTCCGCCTGAAATTATCAACTGCAAGAAGCTTCAACGACTTGATCTCAGCCACAACAGCTTTGTAGATGCTTTACCGCATGAGCTTGGAACCCTCCTGCAACTGGAACTTCTCAAGCTTTCAGAAAATAGGCTCTCTGGACGTATACCTTCTACGATAGGAAACCTTTCTCATTTGACTGAGTTGCAGATGGGTGGCAACTTATTTTCTGGTGAAATACCGCCAGAGTTGGGTTCTCTTTTAAGCTTGCAGATTGCGATGAATCTCAGTAATAATAATCTTACTGGGAACATACCGCCTGAATTTGGGAATCTATATTTACTTGAGTTCCTACTGCTAAATAACAATCATTTGAGTGGTGAAATTCCCAGTACATTAGAAAATCTGTCAAGTTTGCTAGGGTGcaatctttcgtacaatgatctTACAGGACCTATACCTGCAGTGCCACCGTTTAAGAACATGGCAGTCAGCAGTTTTATTGGGAACAAAGGGCTCTGTGGCGGGCCTCTTGGCGATTGTAGTGCCaatccatcttcttcttctgtacCTCCTCTGGAAGGTGTGGGAGCTCCTCGAGGTAGAATCATAACATATGTTGCAGCTGCTATTGGTGGTGTTTCTCTCATTCTAATAGCCATTCTTCTGTATTTCATGAGGCGTCCTACTGAGACAGTCATTGCATTGCAAGACAAGGAGATATCATCATCAGAATCAGATATCTACTTCCCTCCAAAGGATGGACTCACTTTACAACTTCTGATTGAGGCTACAAACAATTTTCATGACAGCTTTATTGTGGGAAGGGGAGCTTGTGGAACAGTTTATAAGGCGGATATGCCTTCTGGGCAAACTGTTGCCGTTAAAAAGCTTGCATCTAACCGTGAAGGTAGCAGTATTGAGAACAGTTTTCAGGCGGAGATTTTGACTCTTGGAAAGATTAGGCACCGTAACATTGTGAAGCTCTATGGCTTCTGCTATTACCAAGGTTCCAATATTCTTCTATATGAGTACATGGCAAAGGGTAGTCTGGGTGAATTGCTGCATGAGTCCTCTTACAGCTTGGAATGGCCAACTCGCTTCACAATTGCTTTTGGGGCTGCTGAAGGTCTTGCTTATCTTCATCACGACTGTAAACCAAGGATAATTCACCGTGACATAAAGTCCAACAATATTCTACTTGATGCTAACTTTGAAGCTCAAGTTGGCGATTTTGGTTTGGCGAAAATAATTGACATGCCACAATCTAAATCAATGTCAGCAGTCGCAGGATCATACGGATACATCGCACCAG aggtcacaggttcaattcctaaaaacagcctctccacatattatgtgacgGTAAGGCTACGTACATTTTGCTTGTTCCCAACCCCACCCACCGTAGGAGCGTCGTTTACTTTTGCTCTTTTGCTTTTATAG